TTGGTAAAACTAAAATTAATGTATCCTTCTGTAACTCGTGAAAGCGATGAAGCGGGAGTTTTAATTTTCGAAAAACAATATAGATTGAAAAATAAAGTAAACCCAAATACTTATGCAACTCGCGGATTTGATGTTACTTTTGATGCGATGATGCGTTTGGTACAAGGAAAAACATATCAGGAAACAGCAGATTTAATGACAACGGAACAAGTTGATAATAAGTTTCAATTTTATAAAAAAGAAGATGGCGGACACGCAAACAAAGGTGTTTACATTTTATATTACGATAGCGATTTAACTTTAAAAGTAGCAAATTAATGACATCAAAAGTAACCTATTTAGGCGATTTAAGAACAAGCTCAATTCATGTACAATCAGGAAGCGAAATTATTTCTGATGCACCACTTGATAATAACGGAAAAGGTGAAGCTTTTTCTCCAACAGATACTGTTGCCAATGCTTTGGCAAGCTGCATGATGACTATTATGGGAATCAAAGCACGCGATTTGAATGTGAATTTCGTTGGCTCAACTGCCGAAGTAACTAAAATTATGAATGCTGAACCAAGAAGAATTGGAGCAATCGAAATTGTTTTTGATATGCAAGGTGTTGAAGACGAAAAAAGCAGAACAATTCTTGAACGTGCCGGAATGACTTGCCCGGTATTCTTGAGTTTGAGTTCAGAAATTGATAAACGAATTACTTTTAACTGGAAGTAATTTCGAAATTAATAAAACAAAAAAGCCATCCGATAATCGGGTGGCTTTTTTTTGTTCTTTGCGCAAATTTAAACACAATATTGTCATTTCGACGAAGGAGAAATCTTCGCGAGAAGCTCGACAAAGATTAGATTTTCGTTGCGGAGTTACTTGCGAAGATTTCTCCTTCGTCGAAATGACAAAACCTTTGCGCCTTTGCGTCTTTGCGAGATTAATTTTGTTTTGTAAAAGCTTAATTTATTGTCCCTTCTCCGGCTTTAAATCTTCCAGAATTGGCGTACTTATAGTTTTCACTTCTTTTTGCATCACTTCATTTTTTTGTTCGAAAATCATAATGCTGTTTTTACCTTTTTTAAGCCAACAACCTGGCAAGTATAAAGTTTGTTGCGGACCAACGCTCCAATAACGTCCAATATTGATTCCGTTTACAAAAACGAT
This genomic window from Flavobacterium sp. 9 contains:
- a CDS encoding OsmC family protein: MTSKVTYLGDLRTSSIHVQSGSEIISDAPLDNNGKGEAFSPTDTVANALASCMMTIMGIKARDLNVNFVGSTAEVTKIMNAEPRRIGAIEIVFDMQGVEDEKSRTILERAGMTCPVFLSLSSEIDKRITFNWK